In the genome of Syntrophorhabdales bacterium, the window TTCGCAGCCACCTGGTACGGCGTGAGTCCACTGCTTTTCCAAGTACGCGCCGACTATATTGTGACGAGTAACAGCTTTGACAGTATTGCAGCCACCTTTGGAATAGGCTATCAGCTTGATGCTACACCAGCATCGGGACCAATGCATCCAAACCGTATTCAGGCTGCCAATAACGAAATCACGGGCTTTCTCGGCGCGTCCGTTCCTAATAATTCCAGGTCGGAATCGGCGTTCTCTCAAAGCCTTGAATACCGCCGCAGGCTTTCACAGTATTTCGAGTGGACAGCGGCATTCCTCAATGAGGGCAACTCATCTTCGTCAGTCAGCCGCTACGGCCTTGCCACGCAGGTTTGGGCCGTGCGCCAATTCTATGCAGATCATCTCGTGCTCGGCATCGGGGCAGGGCCCTATCTACTGCGGGACTCAAGTCACGACGAAGGATCGACAACCACAGTGGCAGCCTTGGTATCGCTCACCGGAAGTTACAGGTTCTCTCCACATTGGGCTGTGCGTTTTACCTGGAACCGCGTTCTTACTGATTACGATCGCGACGCTGACGTGTTCATGGGTGGGCTTGCGTATCGATTCTAGGAAGCGGCATGGCACACGGGTTTTAGTCGTACAGACACTCTTTTCGGGAGTTGCTTTATTTGGTCACGGAGGTGCGCATGAAAGGCGTTGGCCGCATCATTCAGTGTCTCGCTGTTTTTCTTGTTCTCGTCAGCTGTGCGTCAACAAAGATCACCAACCGCGAAATATACGTGATGGACAATATCCCCAGGCCAGGCCGGATAGTGGTCTACGACTTTGCCGCGACGGCGGACGATGTCCCGATGCAGGACACTCAGGCGAAGCTTTATTCAAGGGAAGGCACACCCCAGACCAAAGAGGAGATTGCCATGGGCCGGCTCCTGGGAGGCAAGATTGCGGCGGATCTTGTGGATCGCATCAACAGTATGGGACTACAGGCAGAACGCGGGGCCGTGGAGACGAAGCTGCAGGTCAATGACATTGTGCTATGGGGTTACTTTCTCTCGCTGGAGAAGGGGAGTGCTGAGATGCGCTTCGCCATAGGATTCAGGCAGGGTGTCGCGGAACTGGACACGGCTGTCGAAGGCTACCAGGTGACGGCCCAGGGGCTGCGCAAGCTCGGATCTGCTACGCTCGATTCCAGTGGAGGTAAATCGCCCGGCGTTCTTTGGCCGGCAGCCGTCATGGTTGCTGTCGACAATCCGGCAGGGCTCATCATTGGTGGCGCCGTCAAAGCGGGGACTGAACTGAGCGGCAGAAATACAATCGAGGGCAGGGCCGATCAGACAGCTAAGGAAATAGGCGATGCTCTGGAAGCGCGATTCAAGCACCTGGGATGGATCAACTGACTGCTGCCCGTCATCCTGCCCTGCCCCTCTGGATCAAGTTCCGCAGCTAGAAAAATCAGCAGCCGATTGGTAAACTATAGCCGCCGTTCGATGAAGATACTGATTGTTGATGACGATCCGACCATGCTTTCCTTCACCTCCGCAGTTTTGGAATCGGGAGGTTACGAGACGCTAGAAGCGTCCACCGCGAAAGAAGCCCTGGAGGCGGCTGCCCGGTTTCTTCCTGAGATTGTTGTCCTTGATGTCGTGCTTCCGGATATGAGCGGATTTGACCTTTGTAAACAGATAAAGACTGCTCCGGCCCTGCATCGCATGTTTGTGGTTCTCCATTCGGGGCTGAGCACATCGAGTGAGGCGCAGACTAGGGGGCTTGACGCCGGCGCTGACGGATACATTGTTAAGGGGATTCCTGCCAAGGAGCTTCTTGCGCGGATCAATTCCCTTGCGCGTATCAAAACCGCGGAAGACGCACTGAAGCATGCGAACGACGAACTGGACCAGCGCGTACGGGAGCGAACAGCGGAATTGCAGGCGGCGAACCAGAGGCTCGTTGCCTCAGAAAAGTCCCTGGTTGCGCAAGTCCGATTCGAAACATTGCTGGCAGACCTATCAGCCCGCTTTGTGGCCCTGACCTCCAACCAGGTAGACGGTGAGATTGAAAATGCCCAGCGCCTGGTGTGCGAGTTCCTTAATATCGATCGATCCACTCTGTGGCAGACCTCAATCGAAGGCTCGAGCGCGCAGTTGCGGTTGACGCACGCGCACCAATACTCAGGGCAATCACCGCCAAAGGGCTTAAGCGGCACCGGACTCTTTCCCTGGACTCTCGAAAAAATATTCAAGGGTGAGACAGTTGTTCTGTCCGATATGGGTGACCTTCCGCCCGAGGCATCGCAGGACAGAGAGAGCTGGAGCCGATATGGCACCAAATCCACGGTGGTTGCCCCCTTAACGTCAGGGGGAGGCAGCATCTCCGGAGCTCTGAGCTTTGCTTGCACCAGTAAAGAGCGGGAATGGCCGGAGATGGTCGTAAGACACCTCCAAATGGTGGCTCAGGTGTTCGCCAACGCCCTCTTCCGGAAACGCGCTGAGGAAGAGCTCCGCAGGAGCGAGGAGCGGCTGAGTCTCGCAGCCCACGCGGCTCAGATCGGCATGTGGAGCGTGGAAACATCTACAGGGAGACTCTGGAATTCGGAGAGCAGCTTTGAACTCCTCGGTCTTGACAAGAGTACCGACCTGACCGAGGAACATTTTTTCAGTCTGGTCCACCCTGATGATCGGGAATCTCTACGCCGGACGATGGCTAACGCTATCGCGTCAGGCACAGATGCCCGTGCGGAGTACCGCATCGTGAGACCCGACGGCGCTGAGCGGTGGTTGGTGACCCGTGCGCGTCCCTACTGTGGCGCTTCGGGGCAGCCGGAACGTCTGACGGGTATCTTTCTCGATATTACAGAACGTAAGCGCATGGAGGAGACGGTTCAAACGGCTGCAGAAGAGTGGCAGAGCACGTTCGATTCAGTTCAAGAACAGATCATGGTTCTGGACAGGGACTTCAGAGTCGTCCGGATCAACGCGTCCGCCCTTTCATTCCTCAGTCTCCCCTTGAAAGATACCCTGGGGAAACATTGCTTTGACTTAATGCATGCTACGGACAAACCTGTCGACCTGTGCCCTCTCCAAAGAATGATGAAGACGAAAAGGTACGAGGAGAGCGAGCTGTACGAGGAAAAGACAAATAGCTGGCTCCAGATGTCGGTCTCTCCCGTGTACGACAGTAATGGAGAAATCACACGGATAGTGCACACGGTCATAGACGTCACGCAGCACAAGAAGGCCGAGGCTGAAGCCTTTAACGCCCGTAAAAAGCTGCTGCACACCGAACGCCTCTTGCGCATGGGCGAGTTGACGGCATCGCTGGCGCACGAGCTTAATCAGCCCCTTACCTCCATTCTCAGCAATGCGCGAGCTGCCCTACGGTTTCTTGACGCAGGCAGACTTGAAACGGTACAGTTGCGGGAGATACTGGAAGACATAGCACAAGACGATAAGCGGGCAGGGGAAATTATCCGCAGCTTGAGGTCCATGGTCAAGCCGGAGGAATGGGAACAGGAGCTCCTTTCCATCAACGACGTGCTGGTTGAAGCATCGTCTCTCTTTCATAGCGAAGCCATTATCAGGAATATCCGGGTGGAGACCGACTGTGACGGCGCGCTGCCGCGGGCCATGATAAATAAGATCCAGATACTGCAGGTGGTGATTAACCTGATGATGAATGCCGCCGAATCAATGCGTGGTGAGTCAGATGAAGCTAAGATCATCATGCGCGCACAGACGAACCTGGACGGAGGTGTGCTGGTGTCGGTTCGTGATTTCGGTTTCGGCGTTGAAAGCAACGATCTCAGTAAACTCTTTGAGCCCTTCTTCACGACAAAAAGCTCTGGATTAGGAATGGGGCTATCGCTGAGCCGGTCTATCATTGAGGCGCACGGCGGTCACATCTGGGCTGAGAACAACAAGGACAAAGGCGCAACGTTCTACTTCAATCTGCCGGCAGCAGGGCCGGTGACGAGTGACCAGTAATCAGTTGTTATGAGTGCCAAAGAGAAAGCTACGATCTTTATCGTCGACGACGATGCCTCGGTTCGCAAAAGCTTATCGAGGCTTCTCGACTCATTGGAATTCAGAACCGAAGCCTTTGCTTCGGCTGAGGCGTTCCTGAAGAGGGGACCTTATGAAGGAGCCGGGTGCATCATCCTGGATGTGCGCATGCCGGGCTTAAGCGGCATGGATTTGCAGGAAGAGCTCAATAAGGCCGAGTACGCAATGCCCATCATTTTCATAACAG includes:
- a CDS encoding PAS domain S-box protein translates to MKILIVDDDPTMLSFTSAVLESGGYETLEASTAKEALEAAARFLPEIVVLDVVLPDMSGFDLCKQIKTAPALHRMFVVLHSGLSTSSEAQTRGLDAGADGYIVKGIPAKELLARINSLARIKTAEDALKHANDELDQRVRERTAELQAANQRLVASEKSLVAQVRFETLLADLSARFVALTSNQVDGEIENAQRLVCEFLNIDRSTLWQTSIEGSSAQLRLTHAHQYSGQSPPKGLSGTGLFPWTLEKIFKGETVVLSDMGDLPPEASQDRESWSRYGTKSTVVAPLTSGGGSISGALSFACTSKEREWPEMVVRHLQMVAQVFANALFRKRAEEELRRSEERLSLAAHAAQIGMWSVETSTGRLWNSESSFELLGLDKSTDLTEEHFFSLVHPDDRESLRRTMANAIASGTDARAEYRIVRPDGAERWLVTRARPYCGASGQPERLTGIFLDITERKRMEETVQTAAEEWQSTFDSVQEQIMVLDRDFRVVRINASALSFLSLPLKDTLGKHCFDLMHATDKPVDLCPLQRMMKTKRYEESELYEEKTNSWLQMSVSPVYDSNGEITRIVHTVIDVTQHKKAEAEAFNARKKLLHTERLLRMGELTASLAHELNQPLTSILSNARAALRFLDAGRLETVQLREILEDIAQDDKRAGEIIRSLRSMVKPEEWEQELLSINDVLVEASSLFHSEAIIRNIRVETDCDGALPRAMINKIQILQVVINLMMNAAESMRGESDEAKIIMRAQTNLDGGVLVSVRDFGFGVESNDLSKLFEPFFTTKSSGLGMGLSLSRSIIEAHGGHIWAENNKDKGATFYFNLPAAGPVTSDQ
- a CDS encoding DUF4410 domain-containing protein, whose amino-acid sequence is MKGVGRIIQCLAVFLVLVSCASTKITNREIYVMDNIPRPGRIVVYDFAATADDVPMQDTQAKLYSREGTPQTKEEIAMGRLLGGKIAADLVDRINSMGLQAERGAVETKLQVNDIVLWGYFLSLEKGSAEMRFAIGFRQGVAELDTAVEGYQVTAQGLRKLGSATLDSSGGKSPGVLWPAAVMVAVDNPAGLIIGGAVKAGTELSGRNTIEGRADQTAKEIGDALEARFKHLGWIN